One Triticum dicoccoides isolate Atlit2015 ecotype Zavitan chromosome 4B, WEW_v2.0, whole genome shotgun sequence genomic window carries:
- the LOC119290904 gene encoding uncharacterized TPR repeat-containing protein At1g05150-like, with the protein MALSASAASAGRGARAEKVRRIFERFDANGDGGLDRAEMAKLVVAVNPRVKFSDDQISAILDEVFRTYAEFILPGGQGLSLTGLLRTYDDGAGDVDRDFLALSLPAVDSDASSPEIGPGDAASSPSPTSGAAVAASLLDDHLKPLGIGGTGPSSSSRAAVAAPAWATSPSHGIAFDSSWALLDDLEILVKRLRSKQLRKTSSIDTSGGGSNLDSFSEAGWSREISASADSGLASAPWDETSRDYLTFVKELAVLRTRADASRSREEAFDNHMVIGRALSEHRLFRDALASFRRGCELQPTDVRPHFRAGNCLYALGRHAEAKEEFLLALEAAEAGNSQSADILPQIHVNLGIAMEAEGMVLGACEHYREAAILCPSHARALKLLGSALFGVGEYRAAEKALEEAIFLKPDYADAHCDLGSALHAVGDDDRAVQEFQKAIDLKPGHVDALYNLGGLNMDACRFVRAAEMYTRVLSIRPNHWRAQLNKAVALLGQGESEEAKKALKEAFKMTQRVEVYDAISHLKTLQKKKPKPSKGKHDAQGEEAFVIVEASKFKRVGSKTTLRQDLANALDIRAFERTTKLGHCDAELLRKEMNETDVPVSYSGTGIPEKSIRKAALEVILRRLLSFLKPDTFQGAVKAMNERILSVLDASGSGRVDLGMFFAIIAPICSGPVDRRKRVVFDALLWRPASEGGRGQIRRSDALSYIKLLRAVYIPTHGASDMLEMHGESDPTMVSYIEFLEMFNDPDWGFGILTTLVKLEDSDHVRHGSHTCSICRYPIIGSRFMETKHSFSLCNRCYSEGKVPSAFKLDEYRFKEYSNESEALIDKCMCFNLNSKKLEADA; encoded by the coding sequence ATGGCGCTGTCCGCGTCGGCGGCGTcggcggggaggggcgcgcgggccGAGAAGGTGCGCAGGATCTTCGAGCGCTTCGACGCCAACGGGGACGGCGGGCTCGACCGGGCCGAGATGGCCAAGCTCGTCGTCGCCGTCAACCCGCGGGTCAAGTTCAGCGACGACCAGATCTCCGCCATCCTCGACGAGGTCTTCCGCACCTACGCCGAGTTCATCCTGCCGGGGGGCCAGGGCCTGTCCCTCACCGGCCTGCTCCGGACCTACGACGACGGCGCCGGGGACGTCGACCGCGACTTCCTCGCGCTCTCCCTGCCCGCCGTCGACTCCGACGCTTCCTCCCCCGAGATCGGCCCCGGGGACGCCGCCTCGTCGCCCTCCCCAACCtccggcgccgccgtcgccgcgtcgCTGCTCGACGACCACCTCAAGCCGCTCGGCATCGGCGGCACGGGCCCCTCGTCCAgctcccgcgccgccgtcgccgcgccggCCTGGGCGACCTCGCCCAGCCACGGGATTGCGTTCGATTCCTCCTGGGCGCTCCTCGACGACCTGGAGATACTCGTCAAGCGCCTCCGCTCCAAGCAGCTGCGGAAGACCTCCTCCATCGACACCAGCGGGGGCGGCAGCAATCTCGACTCCTTCTCTGAGGCCGGCTGGTCCAGGGAGATCTCCGCCTCCGCCGATTCGGGTTTGGCGTCCGCGCCGTGGGACGAGACGAGCCGGGACTACCTCACCTTCGTCAAGGAGCTCGCTGTTCTCCGCACGCGCGCGGACGCCTCCCGCTCTCGCGAGGAGGCCTTCGACAACCACATGGTCATCGGCCGGGCGCTCTCCGAGCACCGCCTCTTCCGAGACGCCCTTGCCAGCTTCCGCCGTGGCTGCGAGCTTCAGCCCACCGACGTCCGCCCGCACTTCCGCGCTGGTAACTGCCTCTACGCCCTGGGCCGCCACGCCGAGGCCAAGGAGGAGTTCCTCCTTGCCCTCGAGGCGGCAGAGGCAGGTAACTCCCAGTCCGCGGACATTCTCCCACAGATCCATGTCAACCTTGGTATTGCAATGGAGGCTGAGGGGATGGTGCTTGGTGCGTGCGAGCACTATCGAGAGGCTGCCATACTGTGCCCATCCCATGCCCGCGCGCTGAAGCTCCTCGGGAGTGCACTCTTTGGTGTTGGGGAATACCGTGCAGCCGAGAAGGCACTGGAGGAGGCCATCTTCCTGAAGCCAGACTATGCTGATGCGCACTGTGATCTTGGGTCAGCCTTGCATGCAGTAGGGGACGATGACCGTGCAgttcaggagttccagaaagcaatTGATCTTAAACCTGGGCATGTTGATGCCTTATACAATCTTGGTGGATTGAACATGGACGCATGCCGATTTGTGCGAGCCGCGGAGATGTATACTCGTGTGCTGAGCATCCGACCAAACCATTGGCGTGCTCAGCTAAACAAGGCAGTCGCTTTGCTTGGGCAGGGAGAGTCTGAGGAGGCCAAGAAGGCACTCAAGGAGGCATTTAAGATGACACAAAGGGTGGAGGTGTATGATGCCATCTCACATCTGAAGACACTGCAGAAAAAGAAGCCAAAGCCTTCAAAAGGAAAACATGATGCTCAAGGAGAGGAAGCCTTTGTTATTGTAGAAGCATCCAAGTTCAAGAGGGTTGGAAGTAAGACCACATTGCGGCAGGATTTGGCCAATGCCCTTGATATAAGGGCCTTCGAGAGGACAACAAAGCTTGGCCACTGTGATGCTGAGCTTCTGAGGAAAGAGATGAATGAGACTGATGTCCCCGTATCCTACTCAGGCACTGGCATCCCAGAGAAGTCGATCAGGAAAGCAGCTCTTGAGGTTATTCTTCGCAGGCTCCTATCTTTCCTCAAGCCAGATACCTTCCAGGGTGCTGTCAAAGCAATGAACGAAAGAATTCTCTCGGTCCTTGATGCGTCTGGCTCTGGCCGCGTTGATCTTGGGATGTTCTTTGCTATTATTGCTCCAATCTGTTCTGGTCCTGTGGATAGGCGCAAGCGTGTCGTCTTCGATGCACTTCTTTGGCGTCCTGCAAGCGAAGGTGGCAGGGGCCAGATCAGGAGGAGTGACGCGCTAAGTTACATTAAACTTCTCCGTGCCGTTTACATACCAACCCATGGGGCTAGTGACATGCTTGAAATGCATGGGGAGTCTGACCCTACCATGGTATCGTACATAGAGTTCCTCGAGATGTTCAATGATCCTGATTGGGGGTTTGGAATTCTAACCACACTGGTGAAGCTTGAAGACAGTGATCATGTTCGCCACGGCAGCCACACCTGCTCCATATGCAGATATCCTATCATCGGTTCACGGTTCATGGAAACAAAACACTCCTTTAGCTTGTGTAACCGGTGCTACAGTGAAGGGAAGGTTCCATCAGCCTTCAAGTTGGACGAGTACAGGTTCAAAGAATACAGCAACGAGTCGGAGGCTCTTATAGACAAGTGCATGTGCTTTAACTTGAATTCTAAGAAGCTGGAAGCTGATGCTTGA